Part of the Sphingomonas taxi genome, GCAGGCGTTTCTCGACATTGATGGGGCGGCGTGATCGCGACCGCGCGCGCGGAGCGATCACGATCCATGTCGCGGACGTAACGTCGGTGATCGACCCGGCAGACACCCGCAACCACGAGCTTTTGTTCTCGCCCAAAACGGCCAAGTTGGAACTTCTCGCGGTGCTCCGGACGCTTGCGCCGCGGCATCGACGGATTGCGACGGTGGGCGACAATGTCACCTTCGTGGCCTTGCAGCTAGCGCGCGCCGTTCCGCAAGCGGCCATACTGGCCGTTGAGCAGGATCCCGCCCAATCAGATCGCACGCGGGCAGCCGCATGGGCGAGCTACGTCAATAATATCATAGCCGCCACCGCTTCCCTGACGACCGATCCGCATGTGCTGGATGATCGCGACTTTGTCTATTTCGACGGCATCGCGGCCGTGCAGGCCTGGGTCAATGCAGGTGCCATAGGGTCGGGACTCGTCGACATCGTAGTCGAGGATCCGGATGCCGATGCGACTTTGGCATCGCTGCTGGCGCGCGCCGGTTATTGGCGGACGCCGTGGACGGCATCAACGATCAGCGTCTGGTCGCGTGCGCCGGCAACCCCAGTGCCGCCAGGTAACGGCTGACCGCTTCCGGTTCGGCAAACGCCATGGCGCGGGAGCGTGCATCGACGAGCGGCGCGTTCAGCACCTGCTCGATCGCGGCGGCCATGGCCGCGGGATCACGCATTGGCACCAGCGCACCCCAGCGACCGTCTTCCAAGATCTCCTCGGGACCGGTGGGACAATCAGTGCTGACCAGCGCCGCACCGCAGGCCATCGCTTGGATCAGCGCCCCCGGCATCCCTTCGTAGATCGACGACAGGACGAACACCGACGCGCGGCTCATGAATGCGAACGGATTGGCGGCGAAGCCCGGCAGATCGACGTCAACCCCGACGCCGCTGGCGTCGACCTGGGCCTGAAGAGCGGCACGATCCTCGCCCTCACCCAGCACGATCAGCCTAGCCGAGCGGCGGGCGCGAACGATCCGGAACGCGTCGATCAGGGTGGCGAAGTCCTTTTGCGCCGACAGCCGTCCACAGCCAAGCACCACCGGGATTGACGCGTCCGCCGCTAGCCAGGGGTGCGCGCAGGATTGTGCCGCAGCCTCGACCAATTCGGCGTTGACTACCGGATTGTAGATGCACTCCAACTTGTCGTCAGGCAAGTGCAGCTGTTCCTTCAGTTCGCCGATCATCGCCGCAGCCACCACTATCACACGATCGGCTAGACGGTACGTCGGTCGCATCAATCGGCGGATCACCTGATATCGCAGGCCGCGACTGTAGCGCCGCGCGGCGGCAAGGCTGAGCCGCTCGCTGACCACCAAACGTGCCCGGCTGCGGCTGAGGCGATGCGCGAGGATCGCGACGATATTGGCGTGGCTCAACGCCGCCAGCAACGCCCCCGGCCGCTCGCGACGCAGGTAGCGCGTCAGCGCACCGACGCTCCGGATGACACTGCCACTCCCGAGTTCAACGACCCTGACGTCTGAGGCGATCTGGGCGAGGTACGGACCGCTGGCTTCCACCAGAACGAGATCAACCTGGTAGCCACGACCGGCGAAACCACTGGCAAGAATAGCCATCACTCGCTCCGCCCCACCCCCTTCCAGCGAGGGCAGAAAGATGGCGATGTCGGGCGCATCGAAGGGCGCGATCATGATCCGCTCTCCGTTGCGACAGCTGCAACCGATCGGCCAAAGCCTGTGATGCGATTGCCCCCGAGCAATCGGATGGGCCCGGCAACACGGATGCCAACCATAGCTTGCTTCGCCTTAATGATGTTGTTCACGACCTTTGCGCCGGAGGCCAGGATCCGGATCGTTCCGTTGATGTCGTTGAAACGCGGCTCGGTCAGCGTGTTTGCCTCTACTGTCGCATCGCTCCCCGTCACGATAATTGCGGAGCCAAAGAACCGGTCGACACGGTTGTCCGCGACGGTGCATGCGCGTCCGGACACGCTGATAGCTCCATCGACCCGCCCTAGAGAGGCAAGAACGACAGCGGCCGACAGATGGCTGCCGTCGCGGTTCAGTCCCGCAATCCCGCCACAGGCGTCGGCAGTCATCTGCGTAATTACAGCCGGCGCATAGGCTGCTGCATGAACATAGATCAGCGGTGTATCGGCACGCGGCGTGGTGACGCGCGTGAACTTGGGGGTCTCGATCTTGATCGGCTCGTCGGTTCGCCAGCCGTCGCCGGCCGGAATATCGATGGCTCCGCGCTCCGCATCGGGACCGAAGCCGCTAATCCGTGGACGGATGATGTGGCCGCGCGCACTGCCCCACGAGATCGCTCCACGCCGATTATCGTCGAAGACGCAATCGGTCGCGACGATGTCGCGCGGACGCGAGACGGTCGACACCAGAAGACCGAATCCTTGGTTGCCTATGAAACGGACGCGATCCACCATGATGTCGCTGATCGAACCGTTGGGCGCGCCTGCGTCGCTTTCGAGATCGATGCCAGCCGCAGGTGCGGTACCGTTGGTATTGGAAAAAGCTCCGCCCCGAAACACACCGGCATGCCCCTGAATCACCGAACATCCCTGTCGAAAGCAATTGTCGGCGACGCAGTCGATGAACTGGAAGTCCCGGCAGTGGGTATCGAAGCGTTCCGGCGTGGCCGAGAACAAAATGAAACCATCGCAAACCGCATTGACGGATCGGACCCCGATACAGCGGAACCGCCGACACGACTGGAAGGTGAGGGAATGTGCCGGCACTTCGCGCGGTATGCGCGCCACGCGATTGGCATCACAGGTCAGCGTCGCAAGCTCGAAATCACTGCACTCGACGAAGAACAACATGCCATGATCGTAGGTCACCGGGGTACCCGACCGCATGACGATCGATCCAGTACCTGTAATGCGGAAATTCGATTTGCGGGCGATGGTGATCCCCCGCGCCAGGATGTATCGGCCATTCAGTTCGATGCGGATTCCTGGACCAATCTGGTCGAACAAAGCGCACAATTGCTTGCTGTGATCCTGCTGTATCGGGGTCGCTCCAAACATCTCCGGGGTGAGTAGATTACCTTGCCGCACCCATGCTCCGAGCGAAGCGGACGTGGACCGGGCGGCTATGTATCGGCCGCCGAGCGGGTCGCTCGCGATCGCCGTGCGATAATCCCCTGCCTGCCACCGGAACAGCCCAGCCCTTCCCACTTCGCTGAGGCGGATCAATCCAGAGCGGGGGTCGGCGGTGCGCAAGCCGGCGAGATCGGGCACGTCGACCGCCTTCCCGGCGGCCGAGCAGGCAGTAGCGGCGATCCCGGCAACGGTCGCCAAGCGAAGAACATCCCGACGAGATACGATAGAGAATGGCCCCCGACTCACGCAGTTCCACCCGTTCCAGCCCAAATCCAAAAATACAGCCCAGAGAACAGAAAATAGTGGGTGTAAAAAAGTATTCTCCGGTTCGGCCTTACGTATCGGGACATTACAGCGAGCGCCGGCACACCGATCGCCACGAACCGCGAGCCGTACGTCCCCATGAAAATCGACGCCGCGAACATGAACACGTTGAGGGCAAAGAAATACAGATCGAATCCAGCCTCCTCGTCCGATCTAACCAGATAGAAGGTCACCAGAAACAGTGCCCAGCCAATCCCAAGCAGAACGCCAGAGGTCTGGTCATCCTGAACGAAAGCTCGACCGTCTCCCAATGACGATAGCGCAAAGTCCCGAAAATATGACACGACGAACGCCAGCGCGAATGTGATCGCCATGGCTAGCAGGAAACGCTTATCGAGCCAGCGCTTGATTTTAGACCATTCAGCCAACCGGTAGATGTAATAGATTGAGACGAACAGCAGAAATGACGTGTGGATGGACAATGCCGCGACAAACAGCGGAGCTTGGATCAGCGGTCGCTTGATCCGCGTAGCCGTAAAGAAAATCGCAGCTGCCAGCCCGGACCGCAGCTGTTCGATGACCAGATTGACAAACGCAGGATTAAATATAAATAACGTAGCAATATAGGAGCGCGTTCTCACAAATATGTGATACGCGATCAGGAATGTTGCGAATAAAGATACAATATAGAAACTTGTATCAATGTTACCTGTCCAACGCCACAAGGCGTCGAATCCATATACCCAAAGTCCCTCAGCGAGCATGAAGCGAAGCCAGTCGAGGTTGATGACCGAAAATACGTACCAGCCGCTTTCGAAACCTATTCGGTAATTCTGTAGATCAGGAAAGGTATAGGGAAAACGAGCCGTCCAATCGACAATGACGAAGGCGACACAGGTCACCGCCGCAGTCAGGATGGCTTTGATCTGATTGGTGATCGTCATAACATCCGCAGGCGGGAGAAGAAAGATTCTCGATGCAGGTCGCTTTTGGCGCAACCGCGACGCCGACGCAAATCGCTCGGCGATGTCGGCGTCCATGGCGCCGGTGGTAAAGACCGGCTAGTAGCCGGCGAATGCGCGTCTTCCACATAATTTCAGGGTTGGGGCCGGGGGGAGCCGAGCACATGCTCTGGCGCCTGATCGCGGCAACCCCCGGTATTTCCCATGCGGTCTTCAGCCTCACCGGCACCGGCGTGCTGTCCGATCGGCTGCGCATGGCGGGGGCTAACCTGGTCAACGACGAGCGGGATCGCGGAAAATTTCGTGACCTTGCTAGTTTGCGGAATCGGATTGTCGCATATGCGCCCGACGTGATCCAAGGTTGGATGTACCACGGCAACCTCGCAGCGCAGTTGATGCGGTCAGCCGCACCGCATGCCGCACTGCTTTGGAACGTTCGCCAATCGCTTACTGATCGGCGGCTGACCAAACCTACCACTCGTACCGTGATCCGAGCACTCGCCTTCCTGTCGCGCGCGCCAGACGCGATCATCTACAACGCCGACAGCGCGGCGGACGATCACGAAGCATTAGGGTTCGTGCGTGACAAGCGGGTTATTCTGCCTAACGGCTTTGACACTGCACTGTTCAAACCCGACTTAGGACATCGTCGGACGATCCGCGCCGAACTCGGCCTCTCGGACGACCAGCTGGCGATCGGTTTTGTCGCCCGGTTCGATCCCTGGAAAAATCACGAAGGTTTCTTTCAGATGGCCGCGCGGGTGGCCGAGCGACATCCGGCCGCCGCGTTCGTACTGGCGGGCAAGGGGATGGAATGGTCCAATCCCGCCTTGGTGGCGCTGATCGGAGCCGATTTACGTGACCGCGTTACACTGCTCGGCGATCGCCGCGATGTGCCTGCCATCAACGCTGCTCTCGACATCGCCTGCAATGTCTCGCACGGTGAGGGCTTTCCCAATGCCGTGGGCGAGGCGATGGCGTGCGAGCTGCCTTGCATGGTGACCCCGGTCGGCGCATCGGCTGACTTGGTCGGCGATTGCGGCATCCTGGCCAAATCCCCTCGCAGCGACGACCTCTTCGCCGCGATGACCGCCATGCTCGCTCAATCGACAGAAATGCGCATGGCCCTAGGTATCGCTGCCCGGCAGCGCATCGTGAACCACTTCTCTATCGAGGTGGTAGCGAAGCGCTATCTTAACCTTTATGCGCTGGCAGCCGACCGTTCTGCGCACGTATAATTGGCGTACATGCAATGCGGTGGCGCGGTGATTGCGGCGAATGCACGAGCGGGCGATTGCTGACGCCACCAGCGCAAACAGGATGATGCGGCGTCATGGGCGGCGCATGACAAAGGGAATTTGGATCGATGTGTGGCATTGCTGGTTTTGTGGCCAGTCGGAACGCGGGCGTCTCGCTCACCACCCAAGCGCGGGCGATGACGGCCTGCCTCGCTCACCGCGGTCCCGACGATGACGGCATCTGGACCGATGAAACCGCCGGGCTGGCGTTGGGCCACCGTCGATTGGCAATTATTGACCTTTCGCCGGCCGGTCACCAGCCGATGACGTCGACCTGCGGACGCTACGTCACCGTCTTTAACGGCGAGATCTATAATTACCGTCTGTTGCGTGCAGAGATCGATGCACAGACACCGGTCATTTGGCGCGGACATTCGGATACCGAAGTGGTACTGCAGGCGATATCACGCTGGGGTCTTGAAGCAACGCTCCCCAAGCTGAACGGTATGTTTGCAATTGCAGTGTGGGATCGGGAGGAGCGTCGACTTCATCTAGCACGCGATCGGTTCGGCGAGAAGCCGCTGTACTACGCCAAGGTCGGTAACACTGTGCTCTTCGGGTCCGAATTAAAGGCGTTGCAGGCGCATCCAGCCTTCTCGTCCGAAATCGATCGCGATGCCCTGACCTTGTACCTGCGCCACAATTATATTCCCGCTCCGCGCACCATCTGGAAGGAGGTGGCCAAACTCGAGGCAGCGCATCACCTGGTCGTCGAGGCCGATGGCACGATCGGCGCCCCCCGCGCCTATTGGTCGTTTGAAGCGATCGCCCGTGCGGGTGTTGACCATCCGGCGATGGATCAACCGGAACTCGTCGACGAACTTGACGCCGTTCTCTCTCAGGCAATCGGGCTGCGAATGGAAGCCGACGTGCCGCTAGGCGCGTTCCTATCGGGTGGGATTGATTCGTCGCTGATCGTTGCGTTGATGCAGCGCCAGTCGACGCGACCAGTCAAGACTTTCACCATCGGCTTTGCCGATAAGGCATATAACGAGGCCAAGCAGGCAAAATTGGTCGCCCGTCACCTGGGGACCGAGCATCACGAACTCTACGTGACGTCAGAAGACGCGCTGTCACTCATTCCGTCACTTCCTCAGATCTGGGACGAACCGTTCGCTGATTCGTCCCAAATCCCGACATACATGGTCAGCCGCATGACTCGCGAACACGTCACCGTCGCCCTGTCAGGAGATGCCGGTGACGAACTGTTCGGCGGCTACAACCGCTATTTCCTGACCAATCGTATTTGGAACTCAACAGGATGGATGCCCCGCTCAGCCCGTTCCACGTTCGGCGCACTGCTTCGCGCGCCGCTGACCGGCGACATCGCCCAGCGCTTGTCGAATTTCCTCCCCGCATCGCATCGCCACCACGCGGTTCGTGATCGGCTGCCCAAGATAGCAGACGTCATCGAGGCACGTGATCACTGGCAGGTTTATCGGCATCTGGTTTCACACTTCGCCGATCCGGCCGCATTGGTCCTCGGCGGGCGCGAACCCGCGACTCTGCTTAATCGCGCACCACCCAACCTGGGCGATCCGATCCACGCCATGATGTACTTGGATACGTTGACCTACTTACCCGACGACATCCTGACCAAGGTAGATCGGGCGAGCATGGCGGTCAGCCTCGAATCACGCATTCCTTTCCTCGATCCCGACGTCGCGGCATTCGCCTGGCGGTTACCGATGTCGGCCAAGATCCGGCAGGGCACGGGCAAGCGAATCCTGCGCGAGCTGTTGTACCGCCATGTGCCGCAAGCAATCATTGACCGCCCCAAGATGGGCTTCGGCGTGCCAATCGACGAATGGCTGCGTGGTCCGCTTGTCGATTGGGCTGACGACCTCCTCGCGCGCGATCGGCTCGAACGTGAAGGAATTTTTTCTGTGGAACCGGTCGTACGCATGTGGGAGGAACACCGGAGCGGCAAGCGGCGCTGGCACTATAAGCTATGGACCATTTTGATGTTTCAGGCGTGGTATGAGTGCCAGGGCATCGGTCGGGCGAGTTAATCGGCCTGACCGGCGTCGCTTCATACCTAAGACTGAACGCAGACCCGCCCGCGACCCCCTGTCGCCTTTCGCATTGTCGTAGTCTATTCATTTTCTCGTCGGCATTGTGTCCGTCGACATGACAGCGTTGGATCGATCTTGGCTCTGTTCTTCGATACCGATTCCGCCCCTGAGGCTTCGCTTCGTTTCACTATCCTGACGCCGACGTTCAATCGTGCGCATACGTTGGAACGCGTCTATCAAAGTTTGGCAGCACAGGATCGCTGCGATTTCGAATGGCTTGTGGTCGATGACGGATCAACCGATGGCACGGCGGGGATCGTGACGGCGTGGCAAGCATCCGCCCCCTTTCCGATCCGCTACGTGCATCAGTCTAACGGTCACAAGAAGGTCGCGCTTAACACCGGTTTCAAAGCGGCCCGCGGTGACTTCACCGTCATCCTCGACAGTGACGACGCCCTGACAGCCGACGCGCTGACCATTTTCGCGCGAGCCTGGGATGATATCCCAGCAGATCAGCGACACCGTTTCTCTGGTGTCCGCGCGCTCTGCATCAGTCCGGATGGCAGGGTCATCGGTGAACGATTTCCTCATGCTCCGTTAGATGCGAGCGCCAATGATCTCCTTTATCGATACCGCGTGCATGGCGAGAAGCTAAGCTGCGACCGAACCGATCTGTTACGTCTCTTCCCTTTTCCGGAAGACGTGGAGGGACTTGTTCCCGAACAGGTTCTCTGGTCCCAAATATCACGCAACTATAAATGCCGATGCGTAAATGAGCCTGTCAGAATATATTATGATACGGAAGATTCTTTGTCACGAAAACTCGCGTTATCTAGCTACCAAAATGATTTGGAAGGCTTGGCATATGCCTACAGTTTTGTACTTGATCACGACAACGGCTGGTTTTTTATAAATCCGAAAATCCTTATCAAGGTCGCTGCCAATCGCGATCGTTTCCTCCATCATTTACGTCGTAATGGATCCAAGAAACGGTACCGTATCATGACCAAGGGCGGTCGAGCGATCGCACTTGCATTTGGCTGGATAGGCTACCTTCTTTACTGGCGTGATAATGCTCGGCAGAGCAGGTAGATTAAATCTTTCTCATGCTACCCTTTGAACCAAGAAATTCGGAAGGATGAACTTGTCACCCGCTCTGATCCGCAAGGTCCTTGCTCTACCCCGCTGGGGCAAGCGAGGAATCGTCGTGGCGCTGGACGTCCTCCTGTGCGTCACGAGCGTGCTGGCATCCTTCTATCTGCGGCTGGGTGAATGGCCATTAATTGATAGGGCTATATTGTGTCCGGTCGCGTTCACCATCTTGACCATTATTCCTCTGTCGTTTTTGCTAGGTGCCTATCGGGCCATCTTCCGCTACACAGGTGCAGTCTCGTTGCTGCTGACCTTGAAGGTCGCAGCACTGCACGGCGTGGTCTTCGCGCTACTTTTTGTGTTTATCGGCATCGATGGCGTGCCCCGGACTGTGGGGTTGATCCAGCCGCTGCTGCTTTTCGTGATGCTCATGGCATCGAGGCTGGTGGCGAGTTCACTGCTAGGACGCGCGGTTAACCTGCCATGGCAGCGATCAGAATTTCCTATCGTCATGATTTACGGCGCTGGCTCTGCGGGGCGCCAACTCGCGTCCGCAATCCGCGCTAGCGGTGAGATGGTACTAACCGGCTTCATTGATGACGATCCGTTGCTTCAGCGAGGAATTCTCAACGGTGCCCGGATCTACGGTCCTGCCGAACTTCAGGCGGTCGTTCTGCGGCATAAGGTGACTGATATTCTGCTGGCGCTACCGTCAGCCACCCGCAGTCGCAAAAGCGAAATTGTTCGTGAACTTCACGAGTTGAACCTCCACGTGCGGACGCTTCCTGGCGTCATTGATCTGGCGCGGGGACGGGTCTCTGTGTCGGACTTGAAAGATCTAGACATTGAGGACTTGCTGGGACGCTCCCCCGTACCGCCCAATACCGCGCTACTCAATGAAGCTATTGCCGGACGAGCCGTCTTGGTTACCGGTGCCGGCGGATCGATTGGCAGTGAATTGTGCAGGCAAATTGCTGCGATTGGACCATCGACGCTGGTCCTCGTTGATCACAGCGAATATATGCTGTACTCAATCAATGAAGAACTGCTCCGCCTCACTATAAAACCCGACGCTAAAGACTTCCGCATCGTACCCCTGCTCGCCTCGGTGACGGACGCAGTCCGCCTAAACACTATCATCGCTGAATGGCGGCCTGAATGCATCTTCCACGCGGCCGCGTACAAACATGTTCCGCTCGTTGAGCATAATCCTGTGGAGGGTGTCCGTAATAACGTGTTGGGCACGCTGAATGTCGCTGAGATCGCACAGCGTCACGGTGTTGATTCGGTCATCCTTATCAGCACCGACAAAGCGGTACGGCCGACCAACGTCATGGGAGCAAGTAAGCGTTTTTCTGAACTCATCCTTCAGGCTAAGCACGATGTTGAAGGTGCTCGTAAAACGCGTTTTTCAATGGTCCGCTTTGGAAACGTGTTGGGCTCCAACGGTTCGGTGGTTCCTCTCTTCCACCGGCAAATCGCCCAAGGCGGCCCTGTTACCGTAACGCATCCTGACGTTATCCGTTACTTCATGACCATCCCCGAGGCCGCGCAGTTGGTCATTCAAGCCGGCGCCATGTCGCGCGGAGGCGAGGTCTTCGTGCTGGACATGGGCGAGCCTGTCCGCATCATGGATCTCGCCCGTAACATGATCGAGCTGTCTGGTATGACGGTAAGTGACGAGCATACCGACGGTGACATCGAGATCAAAGTAGTTGGCCTACGTTCCGGCGAGAAGCTTTATGAAGAATTGCTGATTGGAAACGATGCTAATCCCACTGATCATCCACGCATCCTGCAAGCGCATGAATCGTTCCTATCTTGGGATACGCTTAGCCCGTACCTTGCCTCGTTAAAAGTCGCTATCAACGCTGACGATATTGTAGAAGTTAAATCAATCCTACTTTCTGTCGTTGCTGAGTACAGCCCTGAATCTAATCAACCATTATGACGGTTACTCGAAATTATGATCGCCTTGAACTTCAATAATATGCAAGCTCCTTGCTTGGATTATGTGACGTGATAGAATCATTTGCCTTACGTCCCAGTTCATAACGCCATCGCCGCGTCAGCATCGTCTAACCGAGCCGATGATGGCCGTGAGTGTTATCAGGCGTTCGCGCGTACGAGGCCTTCACATCAAGGGCGAATTTAACATGATGCTCGGTTGCAAAAAGCCTGGATCGACCGAAACCGTGCTGGCCCGTAATAGCGCATCACCCCGGTTCGTTCAGGAGTGCGAGCCGGCAAAGCTGGCTGCTGCCGCTCGCAGACTGGGGCGGCGGCGTGCGTGCTTCGGCGACCAGCATCCGGTCGATCAGGGTTGTCAATTCGTCCAGCATCATCGATCTGGCTTCCGCGCCAATGCGATTGCGATCGGGCACTGCACCGACCCGCTCGCCAATTTGGTTAGCGCGCTTCGCGCATCCCGCCAGCAGAGCAGTTAGCGCACCAGCCGTTCCACGGCGGTGACGTTGGCGAACGCCTCCGGTGTCGCGCTTTTCATCATCTAATGGTCGCCCACCCACATCGGCATGGCGAGCGTGCACGCCGCCATCCGCTCGGGCCATGGCCAACTCGCCGGCACGGTGCGCGCGACGATCCCGGCGAACCCGCTACGCTCGTGCAGGAATTGCCCATATCATCCCGTCAAATGGCAATAAAGGATGCGATTGACAAAAACCGTCTGGTGGATGCGCTCGGTTGACAAGGTTGACTAAGAATCACCGCCCGATGGCGGAGTAGTTGAAGCCGGCGGCCTCGACCTCTTCGCGGCGGTAGATGTTGCGCAGATCGACGAGCACCGGCGCCGCCATCGCCTGTTTCAGCCGATCGAGATCGAGCGCGCGGAACGCATCCCATTCGGTCACGATCACCACCGCATCCGCGCCGGCCGCCGCCTCATAGGCGTCCTTGCAATAGGTCAGCTCCGGCATCATCCGCCGCGCCGGCTCGATCCCCTCGGGATCGTAGGCGCGTACCGTCACGCCGGCGTCGCGCAGCGCCTGCGCGATCGCGATCGACGGCGCGTCGCGCATGTCGTCGGTATTGGGTTTGAACGTCAGGCCGAGCAATGCGACCGTCTTGCCCTTCGGACCGTCGCCCAGCGCGTGCAGCACCTTGCGCCCCATCGCCCGCTTGCGGCTGTCGTTCACCTTGACCACCGCCTCGACGATATGGACCGGGCTTTCGAAATCCTCGGCGGTCTTGAGCAGCGCGAGCGTGTCCTTGGGGAAGCACGACCCGCCATAGCCGGGGCCGGCGTGCAGGAACTTCTTGCCGATGCGGTTGTCGAGGCCGATGCCGCGGCTGACGTCCTGGACGTTCGCGCCCACCGCCTCGCAGAGGTCGGCGATCTCGTTGATGAAGGTGATCTTGGTCGCAAGGAACGCATTCGCCGCATATTTGATCAGCTCGGACGTCCGCCGCCCGGTGAACAGGATCGGCGATTCGTTAAGATACAGCGGCCGATAGACGCCGCGCATCACCTTGCGCGCCGCCTCGTCGTCGGTGCCGATGACGATCCGGTCGGGGCGCTTGAAGTCGCCGATCGCGGCGCCTTCGCGCAGGAACTCGGGGTTGGAGACGACGGCGACCGCGACGTCGGGCCGTTTCTCGCGTAGGATCGCCTCGACCTTGTCGCCGGTGCCGACGGGCACGGTCGACTTGGTGACGACGACCGTCGGACCGGTCACCGCCGCGGCGATCTCTTCGGTGGCCGCGAAGACATAGCTGAGATCGGCATGGCCGTCGCCGCGACGCGACGGCGTCCCCACCGCGATGAAGATCGCATCCGCACCTGCAACTGACGCGGAAAGGTCCGTGGTGAAGCTCAGCCGCCCAGCTACCACATTCGCAGCGACCAGCGCCTCCAGCCCCGGCTCGTAGATCGGCATCCGCCCTGCCTTCAGTGCCGCGATCTTGCCCTCGTCCTTATCGACGCAGATCACCTCATGCCCGAAGTCCGAAAAACACGCTCCAGACACCAGGCCCACATAGCCTGAACCGATCATCGTGACCTTCAATGCGCCATCCTTCTCTTGCAGAGCGCTTCTCTAGCCATAGATGTCCTATGGTACCACTGTCGATAATTGCTAACCTCGCTGCGGACGACCCGGCCTTCAGCCGAAATGTTCCTTTAATCGAACTTGGCTATGCAGAATGCCATGTGCATTCTCATCATCGGTGGAGCCAGGGTCATCGAATCAGCACTCGCTCGCCACCTGATCGCGGTGGGGCGAGCATAAACTGCTCATTCTCAGCGTTCAACTATGCGGGCACGGACCGCGCTCGCGTCGGTCGG contains:
- a CDS encoding UDP-glucose dehydrogenase family protein — protein: MKVTMIGSGYVGLVSGACFSDFGHEVICVDKDEGKIAALKAGRMPIYEPGLEALVAANVVAGRLSFTTDLSASVAGADAIFIAVGTPSRRGDGHADLSYVFAATEEIAAAVTGPTVVVTKSTVPVGTGDKVEAILREKRPDVAVAVVSNPEFLREGAAIGDFKRPDRIVIGTDDEAARKVMRGVYRPLYLNESPILFTGRRTSELIKYAANAFLATKITFINEIADLCEAVGANVQDVSRGIGLDNRIGKKFLHAGPGYGGSCFPKDTLALLKTAEDFESPVHIVEAVVKVNDSRKRAMGRKVLHALGDGPKGKTVALLGLTFKPNTDDMRDAPSIAIAQALRDAGVTVRAYDPEGIEPARRMMPELTYCKDAYEAAAGADAVVIVTEWDAFRALDLDRLKQAMAAPVLVDLRNIYRREEVEAAGFNYSAIGR